In one Diabrotica virgifera virgifera chromosome 5, PGI_DIABVI_V3a genomic region, the following are encoded:
- the LOC114333720 gene encoding probable arginine--tRNA ligase, mitochondrial, producing MSTKLKLYLGRKVIDVLHNSRKLSPLELQPLIRLGNTAEDKIELSLPLNVLEKQLGVTNITEILKIQPDDIIKNVQVVRDRANRRIAFEIDKYIFVKDVMENSASPDLNDKPRNVVIDYSSPNIAKPFHFGHLRSTIIGNFLSNLNHFLSNKVTRLNYIGNWGTQYGFIKLGVEDLKYTIKDIEKDPLKLLYKSYVHANTMAAKDPKFLQRAKDIFSQLESGSKKELQFWKNVMEFSKNDLIETYKRLGIKFDVYNYESDYNVKELEEVLEILRKKNIIHKDKDGKESTVIDDRRVTVVKSDGSGLYLTRDIAAAIDRFKKFNFDRMYYVVDNSQTDHFHNLTKILYRMDLPWANRLTHIKFGRVQGMSSRKGNAIFLKDILDESRDKMIQKQIESPTTKAKIQDGVAADILGISCIVVNDLKRRRQKDYEFAWDQALQAQGDTGIKLQYVHCRLYNLEINSGMMPAKECRPEMLFEREAIALLKDLARFHEILYQANDQLEAYVLVNYLFHLCNHINKAFKTLKVKGTDPDVASQRLLLFKTARELLGNGMTILGLQPLKQM from the exons ATGTCAACAAAATTAAAGTTATATCTAGGAAGAAAG GTAATAGATGTTCTACATAATTCAAGAAAGTTATCCCCTTTGGAACTACAGCCTTTAATAAGACTAGGAAACACTGCCGAAGATAAAATAGAACTCAGTTTACCTCTTAACGTCTTAGAAAAACAACTAGGCGTTACAAATATTACAGAAATTTTGAAAATACAGCCAGACGATATCATTAAAAATGTACAAGTTGTACGGGATCGGGCAAACAGAAGGATTGCTTTTGAGATCGATAAATACATATTTGTTAAAGATGTAATGGAAAACAGTGCTTCCCCAGACCTTAACGATAAACCTAGAAATGTTGTCATAGACTATAGCTCGCCAAATATCGCAAAACCTTTTCATTTTGGCCATTTGAGGTCTACTATCATTGGTAACTTTCTTAGCAACTTAAATCATTTCTTGAGTAATAAAGTGACCAGATTAAATTATATAGGAAACTGGGGTACTCAGTATGGTTTTATCAAATTAGGGGTAGAAGATTTGAAGTATACCATTAAAGACATTGAAAAAGATCCACTCAAATTGTTGTATAAAAGTTACGTACATGCTAACACTATGGCTGCAAAGGATCCCAAGTTCTTACAAAGGGCAAAAGACATATTTTCGCAATTGGAGAGTGGGTCTAAGAAGGAATTGCAATTTTGGAAAAACGTAATGGAATTTTCGAAAAACGATTTAATAGAAACATACAAGAGACTTGGTATTAAGTTTGATGTTTATAATTACGAATCTGATTATAATGTTAAGGAACTTGAGGAGGTATTGGAGATTCTGAGAAAAAAGAATATTATTCATAAAGATAAAGATGGGAAGGAATCGACAGTTATAG ACGATAGAAGAGTCACAGTAGTAAAGAGTGACGGTTCAGGTTTGTACTTAACAAGAGACATAGCAGCTGCCATAGACAGATTCAAGAAGTTCAACTTCGACAGAATGTATTACGTGGTAGATAATAGCCAGACGGATCACTTCCACAACCTAACAAAGATATTGTACAGAATGGATTTGCCTTGGGCCAATCGACTGACTCACATTAAGTTCGGTAGAGTACAAGGAATGAGCTCCAGAAAAGGAAATGCCATATTTTTGAAGGATATTTTAGACGAAAGTAGGGATAAAATGATCCAGAAGCAAATAGAATCACCAA CAACTAAAGCGAAAATTCAGGATGGTGTGGCTGCTGATATTTTGGGCATATCTTGTATTGTTGTTAATGATTTGAAAAGGCGACGACAGAAAGATTATGAATTTGCTTGGGATCAAGCTTTACAG GCACAAGGAGACACTGGTATCAAGCTCCAGTACGTACACTGCCGACTatataatttagaaataaattCTGGAATGATGCCAGCTAAAGAATGTCGTCCTGAAATGCTATTTGAACGTGAAGCCATAGCGCTACTAAAAGATTTGGCTCGGTTTCACGAGATTCTTTATCAAGCCAATGACCAATTAGAGGCGTATGTTCTGGTGAATTATTTGTTTCATTTGTG TAACCACATCAACAAAgcatttaaaactttaaaagtgaAAGGAACAGATCCAGACGTAGCATCCCAAAGACTATTATTGTTCAAGACTGCCAGAGAATTGTTGGGTAATGGTATGACCATTTTAGGGCTGCAACCCTTGAAGCAGATGTGA